Proteins from one Ficedula albicollis isolate OC2 chromosome 3, FicAlb1.5, whole genome shotgun sequence genomic window:
- the CFAP36 gene encoding cilia- and flagella-associated protein 36, with the protein MAAEEEDDVEWVVDTIAGFLRGPAWSIPILEFMEHNCEVFDDEEESKLSYTEIYQEYQALVERLLEDYLKEVGINEEKFQEAFSSPLAKTHTSQAILQTVLAAEDFRLFKKMMVQKNIEMQLQAIRIIKERNGVLPECLTEGSDVFTEIEQEEMKILREVLRKSKEEYEIEQERKRTEEARAKLKAPDVSHSSPGNSREAGKVKESTEGAEHSEETPKCPLEGSHKSTKEDPKPVCPVQKGAENLPQPSCTKGKEDTKKRSAGKGSENTVQKAGVKGPNLSEAEKQQLKQREDYLKKKRDLLLATKKESKNNAPAPNTEQKEEESPPKEEVSEEKQRLLQKRKMLAEKLKEEVINKR; encoded by the exons ATGGCGGCCGAGGAGGAGGACGACGTGGAGTGGGTGGTGGACACCATCGCCGGCTTCCTGCGGGGGCCCGCCTGGTCCATCCCCATCCTGGAGTTCATGGAGCACAACTGCGAGG TTTTTGATGATGAAGAAGAAAGCAAGCTGTCTTACACAGAAATTTACCAGGAGTACCAAGCTCTG GTGGAGAGATTATTAGAGGACTACCTTAAAGAAGTTGGGATTAATGAGGAGAAATTTCAAGaggctttttcttctcctcttgcAAAGACCCACACCTCCCAG GCCATCCTGCAAACAGTGTTGGCAGCAGAAGATTTTagactatttaaaaaaatgatggtacagaaaaatattgaaatgcaACTGCAAGCAATTCGGATCATCAAAGAGAGAAATG gtgtATTGCCTGAGTGTTTGACAGAGGGTTCTGATGTATTCACTGAAATTGaacaggaagaaatgaaaatactcaGGGAGGTTCTAAG AAAATCTAAGGAAGAGTATGAAATagagcaagagagaaagaggacTGAAGAA GCACGTGCTAAACTCAAAGCTCCAGATGTTAGCCACAGTTCTCCAGGAAATTCGAGAGAGGCTGGTAAAGTTAAGGAATCCACTGAGGGAGCTGAGCATTCTGAAGAAACTCCCAAATGCCCATTAG AGGGATCTCATAAATCTACAAAAGAAGACCCCAAACCAGTTTGCCCAGTacaaaaaggagctgaaaaCTTACCCCAGCCCTCTTGTACCAAGGGGAAAGAAGACACTAAGAAAAGGTCTGCTGGGAAAGGTTCAGAGAACACAGTGCAAAAAGCTGGGGTGAAAGGACCT aatttatcagaagctgaaaagcagcagctgaagcaacGTGAGGACTACCTGAAGAAAAAACGAGACCTGCTGCTGGCTACAAAGAAAGAGTCAAAAAATAACGCACCAGCACCAAACACTGAGCAGAAAGAGGAGGAGTCCCCTCCTAAAGAG GAAGTgtcagaagagaagcagaggctgctgcagaagaggaagatgcttgcagaaaagctgaaagaagaaGTCATTAATAAGCGGTAG